One Streptomyces coeruleorubidus DNA segment encodes these proteins:
- a CDS encoding acyltransferase domain-containing protein has product MDAPAILLMFPGQGSQHARMAVGLYGSEPAFTAAMDEVFDAYDAAGDSEGGRLRADWLSDHPAVPLDHVTRSQPLLFAVDYALGRMVMATTGRPWALLGHSVGEMAAAALAGVFTLRDAAGLLLDRVRRLAQAPPGGMLAVAAGEDVLGPYLGDGEVVVAAVNSPRQTILAGPVASLAGVARALREAGLTCREVPSLTAFHSPMLAPYAAGAAERFASTRVAAPSIPLRSGYRSGAVTGQLAADPSYWAGHPVETVRFWPALDAMLGSRTGVVCLETGPGQGLSTIARRHPTVRSGKNSVVPLLPPRAGTAEVDRTSAAAALAAVREQGTVLSGRPGR; this is encoded by the coding sequence ATGGATGCGCCCGCGATTCTCCTGATGTTCCCCGGGCAGGGGTCCCAGCACGCGCGGATGGCCGTCGGCCTGTACGGATCCGAACCGGCCTTCACGGCCGCCATGGACGAGGTCTTCGACGCGTACGACGCCGCCGGCGACAGTGAGGGCGGGCGGCTGCGTGCCGACTGGCTGAGCGACCATCCGGCCGTGCCACTGGACCACGTCACCCGTTCCCAGCCGTTGCTGTTCGCGGTGGACTACGCCCTCGGCCGGATGGTGATGGCCACGACGGGCCGGCCGTGGGCCCTGCTCGGGCACAGCGTCGGCGAAATGGCGGCGGCCGCGCTCGCCGGGGTGTTCACGCTGCGCGACGCGGCCGGCCTCCTGCTGGACCGGGTGCGACGGCTGGCCCAGGCACCGCCCGGGGGAATGCTGGCGGTCGCCGCGGGCGAGGACGTGCTGGGCCCGTATCTCGGGGATGGGGAGGTGGTGGTCGCGGCCGTCAACTCGCCCCGCCAGACCATCCTCGCCGGGCCCGTCGCATCGCTCGCCGGGGTCGCCCGCGCGCTGCGGGAGGCTGGGCTTACGTGCCGTGAGGTGCCCTCGCTGACCGCCTTCCACAGTCCGATGCTGGCCCCATACGCGGCGGGGGCGGCCGAGCGGTTCGCATCCACGCGCGTGGCGGCGCCCTCCATCCCCCTCCGCTCCGGGTACCGGTCGGGTGCGGTGACCGGGCAACTGGCCGCCGACCCGTCGTACTGGGCCGGGCATCCCGTGGAGACGGTCCGCTTCTGGCCGGCACTGGACGCGATGCTCGGCTCCCGCACGGGCGTTGTCTGCCTGGAGACGGGGCCGGGGCAGGGGCTGAGCACCATCGCCCGCCGCCATCCGACGGTGCGGTCCGGGAAGAACTCGGTGGTGCCGCTGCTGCCGCCGCGGGCCGGCACCGCCGAGGTGGACCGGACGTCCGCGGCGGCGGCGCTGGCCGCGGTGCGCGAGCAGGGCACCGTGCTCAGTGGGCGACCCGGGCGGTGA
- a CDS encoding ketoacyl-ACP synthase III family protein has protein sequence MPQGAPGDLYVAGCGVWLPPPVTTEQALAAGHCDRRLASSTRMLSVAVADKETPAEMAALAARTALDRSGVAPDHVDLVLHASLYFQGHHLWAPASYVQRVAVGNRCPAMEVRQVSNGGMAALELARAYLLAAPDRVAALITTGDRMHPPGFDRWSSDPGTVYADGGTALVLSRQGGFARLRSLVTVSEPVLEGMHRGGHPFGPPSPEEQRAVDLDAHKRAYVAEAGSSFSVARVSAGQEEALTGALEAAGAGLDDISRVVLPHMGWRRVSAAYFNKWHIQPERTTWEFGRRTGHLGGGDPIAGFDHLVGSGRLAPGELCLLVSVGAGFSWSCAVVELLERPSWAAAPAAR, from the coding sequence GTGCCGCAGGGGGCGCCCGGGGACCTTTACGTGGCCGGTTGCGGCGTCTGGCTGCCCCCGCCGGTGACCACGGAACAGGCCCTGGCCGCCGGCCACTGCGACCGCAGGCTCGCCTCCTCGACGCGGATGCTGTCGGTGGCGGTCGCCGACAAGGAGACACCGGCGGAGATGGCGGCCTTGGCGGCCCGGACCGCTCTGGACCGCTCCGGCGTCGCACCGGACCACGTCGACCTCGTCCTGCACGCCAGCCTGTACTTCCAGGGGCACCATCTGTGGGCTCCCGCCTCCTACGTCCAGCGGGTGGCCGTCGGGAACCGCTGCCCCGCCATGGAGGTGCGGCAGGTGTCCAACGGCGGCATGGCCGCCCTGGAACTGGCCCGCGCGTACCTGCTTGCCGCCCCGGACCGGGTGGCCGCTCTCATCACGACAGGCGACCGGATGCATCCGCCGGGCTTCGACCGCTGGAGCAGCGACCCCGGCACGGTGTACGCCGACGGCGGTACCGCCCTCGTGCTGTCCCGGCAGGGCGGCTTCGCCCGGCTGCGCAGCCTGGTGACGGTCTCCGAACCGGTGCTGGAGGGCATGCACCGGGGCGGGCACCCGTTCGGCCCGCCGTCGCCCGAGGAGCAGCGGGCCGTGGACCTGGACGCGCACAAGCGGGCGTACGTGGCCGAGGCGGGAAGCTCGTTCAGCGTCGCCCGGGTCTCGGCGGGCCAGGAGGAGGCTCTGACCGGCGCGCTGGAGGCGGCCGGGGCCGGGCTCGACGACATCAGCCGGGTCGTGCTGCCGCACATGGGGTGGCGCCGGGTGAGCGCCGCCTACTTCAACAAGTGGCACATCCAACCCGAGCGGACCACTTGGGAGTTCGGGCGGCGGACCGGCCACCTGGGGGGCGGTGACCCGATCGCCGGGTTCGACCACCTCGTGGGCTCCGGCCGCCTCGCCCCGGGGGAGCTGTGTCTGCTGGTCAGCGTCGGCGCCGGCTTCAGCTGGTCGTGCGCCGTCGTGGAGTTGCTGGAACGCCCGTCGTGGGCGGCCGCCCCGGCCGCCCGGTGA
- a CDS encoding ketosynthase chain-length factor yields the protein MTGTAARTASSQLHASPADRRGLRGRAVVTGLGIVAPNGLGVGAYWDAVLNGRNGIGPLRRFTGNGRLGRLAGEMSDFVPEDHLPKRLLAQTDPMTQYALAAAEWALREAGCSPSSPLEAGVITASASGGFAFGQRELQNLWSKGPAHVSAYMSFAWFYAVNTGQIAIRHDLRGPVGVVVAEQAGGLDALAHARRKVRGGAELIVSGAVDSSLCPYGMAAQVKSGRLSGSDNPTAGYLPFDRRAAGHVPGEGGAILTVEDAERAAERGAKVYGSIAGYGASFDPPPGSGRPSALARAVETALADAGLDGSDIAVVFADGAAVPELDAAEAEALASVFGPRRVPVTVPKTLTGRLYSGAGPLDVATALLALRDEVVPATAHVDPDPDLPLDVVTGRPRSLADARAALVVARGYGGFNSALVVRGAA from the coding sequence ATGACAGGTACCGCGGCACGGACCGCGTCTTCGCAGCTCCACGCATCGCCCGCGGACCGGCGGGGCCTCAGGGGACGCGCGGTGGTGACGGGTCTCGGGATCGTCGCCCCCAACGGGCTGGGGGTGGGCGCGTACTGGGACGCCGTCCTGAACGGCCGCAACGGCATCGGACCGCTGCGGCGGTTCACCGGCAACGGCCGCCTGGGCCGGCTGGCCGGGGAGATGAGCGACTTCGTCCCCGAGGACCATCTGCCGAAGCGGCTGCTGGCGCAGACCGATCCGATGACCCAGTACGCGCTGGCCGCCGCCGAGTGGGCCCTGCGGGAGGCCGGCTGCTCCCCGTCGTCGCCGCTGGAGGCGGGGGTGATCACGGCCAGCGCGTCCGGCGGCTTCGCCTTCGGCCAGCGGGAGTTGCAGAACCTGTGGAGCAAGGGACCGGCCCACGTCAGCGCCTACATGTCGTTCGCCTGGTTCTACGCCGTCAACACCGGGCAGATCGCCATCCGGCACGATCTGCGCGGCCCGGTCGGCGTGGTGGTGGCCGAGCAGGCGGGCGGCCTCGACGCCCTCGCCCACGCTCGCCGCAAGGTCCGGGGCGGAGCCGAGCTGATCGTCTCGGGCGCCGTGGACTCGTCGCTGTGCCCGTACGGCATGGCGGCCCAGGTGAAGTCCGGCCGGCTGAGCGGCTCGGACAACCCGACGGCCGGGTATCTGCCGTTCGACCGGCGGGCGGCCGGACATGTGCCCGGCGAGGGAGGCGCGATCCTCACCGTCGAGGACGCGGAGCGGGCCGCCGAGCGGGGCGCGAAAGTGTACGGGTCGATCGCCGGGTACGGCGCGAGCTTCGACCCGCCGCCCGGCTCCGGCCGCCCCTCCGCCCTCGCCCGTGCCGTCGAGACGGCGCTGGCCGACGCCGGGCTGGACGGCTCCGACATAGCCGTGGTGTTCGCCGACGGCGCGGCCGTCCCCGAACTGGACGCAGCCGAGGCGGAGGCTCTGGCGTCGGTCTTCGGGCCGCGCCGGGTCCCGGTGACCGTCCCCAAGACTCTCACCGGCCGGCTGTACTCGGGCGCCGGGCCGCTGGACGTGGCGACCGCGCTGCTGGCGCTGCGGGACGAGGTGGTCCCGGCGACCGCCCACGTCGACCCCGACCCGGACCTGCCGCTCGACGTGGTGACGGGGCGGCCCCGGTCCCTGGCCGACGCCAGGGCGGCCCTAGTCGTCGCCCGCGGCTACGGGGGCTTCAACAGCGCTCTGGTGGTCCGGGGGGCGGCGTGA
- a CDS encoding beta-ketoacyl-[acyl-carrier-protein] synthase family protein yields MNRRIVITGIGVVAPGATGTKPFWELLLSGTTATRAISTFDATPFRSRIAAECDFDPVAAGLSAEQARRLDRAGQFALVAGQEALADSGLRIEEDSAHRVGVCVGTAVGCTQKLESEYVALSAGGAHWVVDPGRGSPELYDYFVPSSLAAEVAWLAGAEGPVNIVSAGCTSGIDSIGYACELIREGAVDAMVAGGVDAPIAPITVACFDAIRATSDHNDTPETASRPFSRSRNGFVLGEGGAIVVLEEAEAAVRRGARIYAEIGGYASRGNAYHMTGLRADGAEMAAAITAALDEARRDPSDVDYVNAHGTATKQNDRHETSAFKRSLGEHAYRVPISSIKSMIGHSLGAVGSLEVAATALAVEYGAIPPTANLHDPDPELDLDYVPLTAREKRVRHALTVGSGFGGFQSAMLLSRFER; encoded by the coding sequence GTGAACCGGCGGATCGTCATCACCGGGATCGGCGTGGTGGCTCCCGGCGCCACCGGGACCAAGCCGTTCTGGGAGCTGCTGCTGTCCGGAACCACCGCCACCCGCGCCATCAGCACGTTCGACGCCACGCCCTTCCGTTCCCGTATCGCCGCCGAGTGCGACTTCGATCCGGTGGCGGCGGGGCTGTCCGCGGAGCAGGCCCGGCGCCTCGACCGGGCCGGGCAGTTCGCGCTGGTCGCCGGTCAGGAGGCGCTCGCCGACAGCGGGCTGCGCATCGAGGAGGACTCCGCGCACCGGGTCGGGGTGTGCGTGGGCACCGCCGTCGGCTGCACGCAGAAACTGGAGTCGGAGTACGTCGCCCTCAGCGCGGGCGGAGCGCACTGGGTCGTGGACCCCGGCCGGGGGTCGCCCGAGCTGTACGACTACTTCGTGCCGAGTTCCCTCGCCGCCGAAGTGGCCTGGCTCGCCGGGGCGGAGGGGCCCGTGAACATCGTCTCGGCCGGGTGCACCTCGGGGATCGACTCCATCGGGTACGCCTGCGAGCTCATCCGCGAGGGGGCGGTGGACGCCATGGTCGCGGGAGGCGTGGACGCCCCCATCGCGCCGATCACGGTGGCCTGCTTCGACGCCATCCGGGCGACCTCCGACCACAACGACACCCCCGAGACCGCCTCGCGTCCCTTCAGCCGCAGCCGCAACGGCTTTGTACTGGGCGAGGGCGGTGCGATCGTGGTCCTGGAAGAGGCGGAGGCGGCCGTGCGCAGGGGCGCGCGGATCTACGCCGAGATCGGCGGGTACGCCTCACGCGGCAACGCGTACCACATGACCGGGCTCCGCGCAGACGGCGCCGAGATGGCGGCGGCGATCACCGCGGCCCTCGACGAGGCCCGCCGCGACCCCTCGGACGTGGACTACGTCAACGCCCACGGAACGGCGACGAAGCAGAACGACCGGCACGAGACCTCCGCGTTCAAGCGCTCCCTGGGGGAGCACGCGTACCGGGTGCCCATCAGCTCCATCAAGTCGATGATCGGTCACTCCCTGGGCGCTGTCGGCTCGCTCGAAGTGGCGGCGACCGCACTGGCCGTGGAGTACGGGGCGATCCCGCCGACCGCGAATCTGCACGACCCGGATCCCGAACTCGACCTGGACTACGTGCCGCTGACGGCACGAGAAAAGCGGGTGCGGCACGCGCTGACGGTGGGCAGCGGCTTCGGCGGCTTCCAGAGCGCCATGCTGCTGAGCCGTTTCGAGAGGTGA